TATCACCGCGGACACTCGAGTTCCAGAAGCAACCTTTCCGGGGCCTTCGTACTTCAATATCGCAGGCGAGGAGAGAGCGGAGATAAGGCTCGGTGCAAGGCTGCATGTGGTGGGAATGATATGCCGTATCCACCTTCAGCTGACGAGCAAATATATTCTGGTTATCAAAATACCGTTTGGCTTCCTCCACCGCATCTAGGTCACCAGAAAGCGTCACACTCTGCGGCGCATTGCTGGCAGCCACTCCTAGGCGTCCTACGCCCCAGCCCGGCTGCAAGAGGACCGGAAAATTGGGATGACGACGGGGAATGGTATCCCATCATCTAATCAAGTTACAGTCGAGCCAATAGCCAAAGTGAGGATTCTTTCTGACCCCGGAGATAAAGGTGAATTTTCCGCGGTTGTTACGTCCAGGTGGAGACCTGAAAGCCCTGAGAGGCCAAAACACAACGGCATTCTTCTCGGGACTACAGTAATATTTGCCTTAAGGAAATTGTGAAAAATGGAATCACATAGAAGATCCCAGGATAAGCCGGTTCGCTTTTGGTTCGCATGGACTCTTTTTTTATCTAATCAATTTCATCGTGGCGATCACAGCAGAAACACAACAGCGATTGACAGCATTATGGCGATGGAACTCCCCCCAACACAGCGTGCCCTGAAAGTCCAGAGTGCTGGCGAGGTCGCTCTTATTGAGACCTGTTCACTCCCAAAAAGACAGGACAGCGACGTGCTGATCCGCGTGGCCTATGTGTCCCTTAATCCGGTTGACGGCAAATCCGCCGACATGTCTCCGAGTGCTGGAGCAACTTCAGGCTGCGACTTCTCAGGCAACATCGTCGCAATGGGACCCGCCGTCAACACTCGGCTTAAACTGGGAGATCGCGTATGCGGATGCATTTTCGGTAACAATCCCATCCGGCGTGACAATGGCGCCTTCGCCGAGTATGTAGCCGTCTCTGCGCAGTTGGTGTGGAAGATTCCCGCGAATATGTCATTCCAGACAGCTGCAACGCTGGGCATCGGCCTTGCAACGGCTGGTCTGGCTCTTTACAACGGCCTTCAATTGCCTCTTCCATTGTCTGAGCCAGAAAGGCCAATCATGGTATTGATTTACGGAGGGGGAACCGCAACGGGAACCCTCGCGATTCAGCTGTTACGACTGTAGGTAATCCAATCCCCTCGGTGGAGAAAAGCCGAGACTAACAACCAAAGGTCCGGTTTAACCCCCATCACGACCTGTTCACCGCGTAGCTTCGACCGCGTGAAGAGACTTGGGGCGGTGGCTGCCTTTGACTACCGCTCACCAACCTGTGGTACGAAGATTCGCGAGTACACCCAAGACCACCTAGCCCTAGCAATGGATTGTATCACAGATACTAGATCTATGGAGCTCTGCTACGAGGCGATGGGAAGTGCAGGTGGTCAGTACCTTGCACTGGACCCATTTCCGCTGCGCACGCATACACGCCGCAGCGTTCAGCCGGATTGGATCTGCATGTTTACTCAGTTTGACCAAGCAATCGATTGGGAGCGACCATATAATCTGGATCCCCGGCCACAGGATCGGCGGTTTGCTGAGAGGTGGTATGAAGTGGCGCAGAGGCTATTAGAGACCGGCCAGATTGAATCTCATCCGTACAAGGAGCGAAGAGGTGGACTGGCTGGAGTGGTGGAGGGAATAGACGCGATCCGCAAAGGCGAGATCAATGGACACAAGCTAGTATATGCGCTTTAGAAGAATCTGAGTCACACTTTGTTGCTTTTGCGCAGTTAGGGAGTTGTCTAATCGAGGACTATAGATTATAGCAATCGTAGACGCATAAGGGGAATGTTTTCAACTGAAAGTGAGGAACAGACTGGGAAATCTCCGAAGGTGAGATTTCCCATCCACGGAAAATCTCGCATAGGCCAACGATCACAACGCCCCGTCAGAATAAGCCGAATTGAGCTCCGTAGAACCGACCCACCGACATGAACTTCCGTATCAGAGCGAAAAAGACCGGATGTACAAAAGAGCACTCCGAATGGCCGCGACCAAGCCTTTGCAACCAATTCACTCTATCCATCCACTGAATGACCAATTTCCGAGACGTGAAAATGAGCCTTGACAACCTGGCCGTCGAAAATAACCCGAACAGCGGCGTTGTTATAGTCGGTGGTGGACCTGTTGGGTTGATTCTCGCCCTGACACTGGCACATCACGGGCTGCGCAGTGTTCTGTTTGAGAAAAATGTCACCACTACGCAGTCAGGTTTCCCTACCGGAAATACACCCTCGGAAGAGTCGACTGACACTTCTACCAGGTTTCCGAAAATGGACTTGACGCTAGCACGAACAATGGAGATTCTGCGCACATTGGGTCTGGCTGATGGACTACGTGCCCGAGGTGTGAGTCCTTCTCCTGCAATCTGGATGATTAGCTAACTAGCATCATTTTTCAAAAGGTGTGGCCCCTGAATACCCTTTTACTGTGCGCTTTTCTAGTGGCCTTGGGGCAGAACATCCTCTCTCGGAGTGGAGGCTCCCCAGTGCGGACCAATTCCATCAGCGCATCCTGTCCCAGAATGATGGGACTATGTCTCTTGAGCCCTGGCTGCGGGTGTCGGGAGATGTTTTTGAGACATTCCTGAAGGAACGGTGTGAACAAAGTCCTCTGGTCAATGTACGCTTTGGATGGGCAGTGACACATATCATCGAGGGTGATACCGGAGTAGAAATTCGGGTCCGAAGTCCTCACACGGGTGGCGAGGAAGTAATCCACAGCCAGTACGCAGTTGGATGTGATGGAGCATCGAGTCTGGTCCGTAAAAGTTTGGGAATCAATCTTGACGGTGCCCCCCTGTATCCATCCCCGTAGTATTCATCGCTTTTCCATAGTAATACTGACCTCCATATAGGCACAGCACCGTGGTGTTGATCCATTTCAGGTCCCGGGACCTGGCCGGTCTTCATCGCCAGGGACAATTCTGGCATACCTTCTTTCCCAGTGATCCATCTATCAACGGAGACTCGGTAGGCGGCGCCATCATCTCCCAGAATGAAGTTGATACGTGGACAGTCCATGACTTCCGTGCCCCGGGATCGAAGCCAAGTACCAGCTCCGCCCAGGAAACGATCTATCGCATCCTCGGAGGAATGGGGGATCCATACCCGATTATCATCGACGAAATTATCTTGCAGTCAACCTACACGCCCAGCATCGCAATCGCCAAGCGTTACGCCGGGCCTCTGCACCGCGTCTTCCTGGCAGGTGACGCGTGTCATCAGACCATCCCATCCGGCGGGTATGGCATGAACATGGGCATCGCTGATGCATTTGACTTGGGCTGGAAACTAGCAGGGACGATCCAGGGCTGGGGAGGCCCACAGCTGCTGGCGTCTTATGAACAGGAACGACGTCCAGTTGCCGAGCTCATGCAACACTGGGGCAAAATACATGCAGGGAAACTGATGGGCTTGGCATCTGAAGTGAAACTGGACGCTACCATCATCGATGCGCCAGATGCACGCGGACAGCAACTGCGACAAAAGATCCATGAGTATGTGCAGGGGAATGATGCGCAAAATCAGAGTTTCGGGGTGGAATACGGCCATCAGTATCAATCGGACATTATAGCGAAGAGTTCGTTCAGCCATCCGCCACCCTTTGACTCCCGCTCATATCCCCCAACTACCCATCCGGGCTTTCGTGCTCCTCATGTGTTCCTCACCAACGGCTCCGCGATATTTGACAAATACGGAAAAGATTTGACCCTGGTGGAGTTTGTCGATGGACTGCCAGGATCGTCTTCTAGCGGGTCAACTTTATTCAGGGATGCTGCTGGTGAACATCAAATCCCCCTTCATCTCATGTCCCTTGCCGGAGAGTCTCACGCCCACGAGATCTGGGGGGCGCAGCTGGTGCTGGTACGACCAGATGGCTTTGTGTCGTGGCATGGAAATGAGATTGCTAGCAAAGAGGAAGCTAGGTTGATTTTGTTGCAAGCAACAGGCCATGTTGACCCGTTTTCCAGTGTTGCAGAATCAGGAGTTGCCTCTTGCCTCCAAGGATAGCACATTCCACATAACAGTCTGGTTTGCGAAGGCTGTGCTATAACCCAACTACGATCCCCAAGATGCAGAGCCTGATAGCAATAAAAGCGACAAATTTCCAATCTCAAGTCCCTGCTCCATGTGACTATGTAATGTTCACTGTGCAGACCAGACTGGGGGGTGTTCACTTCTACGAAGTGAGCAAAACGCAAACGCTGAAATGACAGAGAAAATCAGGTATATAGGTACATATGTAGATAATGCTGGTCTCGTTTATCCGTTTTTCCAAACTATATAGAGACCCAAGCGATTGAAGAAAGGTTGAGGCCGAGAAAAGAACAGTTCATCTGGATAGAGAACTATTTCTTCAAGGCAATCTTTTTGAACTCGGCAGTAGTGTTCTTGATGGCTACTTCAACAGGAAGTCGCTCCATCGAGCTAGCTCCATAGAAGCCATGCACACCCTTTACCCTATCCAACACGAATTTCGCATCTTCTGGAGCAGCAATAGGCCCACCATGACACAGCACAATGATGTCCTTGTTGATCTGCACTGCCGCATCCCGAATTGCCTGAATCTCCACAACACTTTGCTCTAACGATTTGGCAGTCTTTGCGCCAATCAGCCCAGAAGTAGTCAGACCCATATGAGCCACGAGGATATCCGCTCCAGCCTTGGTCATGGCCTCAGCTTCCTCGACATTGAAAACATAAGGTGTCGTCAGAAAATCCAACTCAGCCGCCTGTCGCACCATCTCCACCTCTTTACCATACCCCATCCCAGTCTCCTCCAAGTTAGCACGGAAGTTGCCATCGATCAATCCCACCGTGGGGAAGTTCTGCACTCCACTAAATCCCAATTCCCGCAGCTGCTTCAGGAACCGCGGGATGTTCTTAAATGGGTCGGTACCGCAGACACCCGCAATCACGGGGATATTCTGAACGATAGGAATGACTTCGGCAGCCATTTCAACCACCACTTCGTTGGCGTTGCTGTACGGCATCAGTCCCGCGAGACTTCCGCACCCCGCCATGCGGAAGCGACCGCTGTTGTAGATGATGACTAGGTCTGCGCCGCCGGCCTCGACCGATTTTGCGGAAAGACCAATGCCTGAAGGTAGATGATCAATTAAACCGATCGAAGAAAAAAGTACGAGGGACGGGTGACACTAGCTACATACCCGCTCCGGCTCCAACGATGGGTTTCCCGTCTTCGATTTGACGGCGTAGGTTGGCGAGAATCTCGCTGCGAGAGGTAGGGGGCGCCATAGTAAGGAAATTGAGATTTGAAGTTGGATCAGTTACTCATGCAGATCAGAATGGGATATTTATCTTCTCTCGTGCCAGTCCTGATTCATCGTGCGTCTCGCCGAAGGCGGAGCGGACTTACTGCGGATGCGGATGGCGGAGATGTATTCCAATTGCGGAGTTCGCGGGCATAAGGATGGTATGATTATCACTCAATTTTGCAAATTGGAAATTGTCGAGGAAGAAATTCCCCGGGCTACACTTTAAACACGGGATGAACACTCGCGCATTCAACTATCTGCCATCCTACAAACTCAGGTATCTAGGAATGCCTATGCTCAGGCGAGGACCAGTCAAGTTCCATTGAACTGCCAACAAGTAAGAGGTTCTCCACATCTTGTCAGATGTTGATTTAATGCGGCTCCAAACTGCTAGTTCGTGAAGCACGACGGACACCAGTCGGCTCGGATCAAGATGTCGTTCCCATTGAATTCATAATCAGATCCCAGTGGTCCCAGTCCATGTTCACCGGGTTGATCCATTGCTGTGGCTCAATCTGCCGAGCTAGACTGGGGAAACCGGCACCTTCCGGGGGGAATGTATGGCCATTGCTAAGATCAGCGGGCTGGCTGATAGGATTTAGCTGGCCATTTGACTTGGCGCCCTGCGACCCTGCACTTTGTGGTCTATCTGGTACCAATCCCGAGCCAGTCATCCATTTGCTAGACCTGTGAGTTTGACTGTCAGTTCAAACGAAAGCACGCGTCACGCGGTACGTAACTTACAGCATCTGGCCGAGAATAGTCGCTGTCCGGGTGCACAGCTGACTTTGCGCCTTGGATGCCTCGAGCCGAGAATGGCACTCGTGCAGCAACCGCACAAGATTCGATGTACAGGGCTCTTGTGGCTCTATAGAAAGGGCAAGCACCAAGACGAAAGCGGCATGAAAAGCGTGAAAAGCGCCCCGGCCACGGATATACCAGAGGAAGGGTGTGAACTGGGGCAGCTGATGGAAATGGGCATGTAGCTCCAAGACACGTTGTGCACTTTTTATACAGCGATTTTTCGACCAGCTATGCTGCGGTGGACAAAAGGGCCCTTCACTCAGTATGTTACTATGGAGAATGAGAACCAGATGGTGGGCAAAACTAAGCAGCAGATTGGTATGCATAACCGATGAGTTGCTCCCAAGCATCGAGGCATAGCTCCGCTCTAGTGGGTCTAACTCTGCTCGGAGGGCTGCGTCCAGACGTTGGAGGGCAGTCGGGTCGTCTGGCCGTGCGGCCAGAACGGGGTCACAGATCTCCGAGGATATCTGAAAGAGGCGAGATTTTCGGATCAGATATGAGATGGGATTGATGCCTGCCGAGGTTGCAATCGGTCCTGGTTGTCCTTGGATGATGTCCTCATCGCACACCTCGGCTGGGGGCTGGACTCGCGACGAGAACACTGACTGGTAGATGTCCACCCCGGTAATGGCCATATTTTGATTACAGAGCAGTGTGACCAGGCCGAGCCAACAGCGACGACGCTCTTCGGCTTCGACAATATCCAAGGAAAACGTGGCCGGGTCAACGTGACAACCGATCGAGAGCGCAAGGTGATAACCCAGCCCGAGAAGAGTCCATGATTGGCCATGGCTATGGTGGATCCCATAGATGAGGTTTAGCAGTGCTTGCAGAGTAGAGACGTTGTGTCGCCAGAGATAGCGATCTGCTTCGAGGCATTTCATCGCTGCGGTATAATACCGCTCCGAGAGCTCTGTGACTCGATCCCAGTGGGTATGTTTGCGGCTGAGTGTCTTGAGCACAGGGCTGTCATTTTCCAGAGCCAGAACAGCCGTTCCTAAGATAGTAAAGAGGAGAGCAAGCCATGCTAGCGAAGCCTGATCTGGATCCTTGGAAAATCGACGATACCGTTCGTGAAATGTAGGGCCATGTAAGATAGGAAAGAGCTATTTTGGGTTACTTTTTCAGTCATCCTGATGATATCGGGAATTATAAAACCTACGGGCGCAATGGATTGGAAATAAAGATCCTTTAACTGGTTGCAGTACTCCGTCGGGGGAAGTTTTGCTAAGAGATTGTGTCTGTTTTCAGTATCATGTTCGCCGAAAGGATATGGTCCGCTGGGGGTGTCAATCATGGCACTCTCCTGGCTTGTAAAAGGACCTTCCTGAGAGACTCGATGGAAAATACGCCGACCGGAGGTAACGGGGAGGAAGCGCACATGTCCCGAAGCGGATGGTATGAGGGTACCCGTTGCAGATGCTGTCGCTGGCTCTGATCTCCGCCTCCCTTCTATCTCTGAATCCAATTGAGAAACATTTAGTGAAGGTGACGCTGTTTCTTGCTGCTGGTTCTTCGCGTACAACAACTGCTCCAGCTTTTCTATTCGAGCGACCAGATCAGCATTAGATTCTCCAGCGACACCGTGATATCGTGGTTGGGGAGAAATGTTAGGGGACGATGAGCGATTTTCTAGCGACCGAGCCTGTTGCTGTAACTGCGACGGCTGTCTTTGTGAAGGTGTCTGGGGTCGTCTCCCCGTGCTATAGATACACTGCTCTAGAGGAACACGACGTCGTATGCAAGTGCCACAAGCGGGGCCATCCCGAGGACATCGGATCTTGCGAATGCGGCACGGCTCACAGGAGATTGGAAGACGCTGACGTGGGTGGTGAGCGGACATTACAATGTCCGCGCTAATAGAAAGCCAAGGGTGTACAATGGGATGCTTAGGAGTTCGGCTGAACAAGGTTGCGTCAAAAGCGGAGATACTCGGAGAAGGCGGGGATATTTTCCGAAACATTTTTCGGCTACCATGTCATCCAATGATGAAAGTGCAAGGCCCCTCTGGCGCACGAATACGTTGTATGTATTAAAATCCTGTACCAAGTAGAATCATTCCGTAGGTAATCTATAGTCTTCCATCAGCTTACCCTGAGCCTCAACATGCCACATATCATCCTTCTGGGGACCCTCGATACCAAGCTTGCGGAGACCCTAATTCTTTACAACCAGCTGCAGCAAAATGCCTCTCGCTTCTCGACCCCTCTAGAGATCACCTTGATTGACTGTGGCCGTCAAGCCATTACGGACGATGCAATCACCATAAGTCACACGGATCTACTATCGAAGTATGCGTCCGCCGACAGCACCGGGATATTGACTCAGTCACGGGGACAAGTGATTGAATTCCTCATCAGCTGCGTCAGTAAGTGTGTCACAGAAATACTGCGCACGACGGAAATCCACGGAATCATCGGTGCGGGCGGGAGTGGAGGAACCAGTCTGATGACCGCCGTAATGAGAACGGCTGCACCTCTTGGCCTGCCCAAACTTGTCGTGAGCACGGTTGCGTCCGGGAACACAGGGCCGCTGATAGGCGAATGCGATGTCACCTTGATGTACTCGGTTGTTGACATAGCGGGCAATAATCGGCTTCTCCGTGAGGTGCTTGGGAACGCTGCCGGCGCAATGTTCGGCATGGCATCGACATATCAACATAGGCTCGGTGAGCTCCGGACCCGGAGTGCGCAAGGTAACCAgcgagaagagaagaagactcGAGTGGGTATTACCATGTTCGGCGTGACCACCCCCTGTGTGGATCGTGTGAGGCTTCACCTAGAAAACAACTACTCTGTAGAGGTTTACGTGTTTCATGCGACTGGTCACGGGGGGAAGGCTATGGAAAGATTGGTAGAAGAAGGTCATCTAGACGCCATCTTGGACATCACAACGACCGAGATCTGCGATCTCATTGCTGGTGGGAACATGAGCTGCGAAAACAGCCGATTGGAGAGGACACTCGAGCGCGGAATTCCCAATATCATTTCCGTTGGAGCTACAGACATGGTCAACTTCGGTCCGATCGGCACGGTGCCAGACCAATACCGTGACCGCAAGCTACTAGTCCATAATCCGAGTGTGACCCTGATGCGAACCTCTGCAGCCGAATGTCGAGAAGTTGGAGCTTTCATTCTCGACAAGCTAACCCGGTTTACCCAGGACCAAGATATGGTTGAGGTGTGGCTTCCCCGGGGAGGAGTGAGTAGCGTTGGGACAATAGGGTCTGCATTTGCAGATGCCGACGCCGATGCCGCTCTTGCCGATACTCTACGCTCCGGGCTCAAGGATAGCAGAATTAGAGTGGTATCGGATGAGCGAGACATAAATGACGATGGATTTACACTTGACATTGCGGAGCGGCTCATGGCTCTCGTGGCAAAGCACTCTTGCCACAGCTAGGCTGGTCTGATGTTAATTATTAGACAAGCAGTGTACATAGTACCTAGTGACTCTCTCATGAATCATTATTCCCTATCGTTTTGCTAGCTGGACACCTTCACCCGCGAAACCTTGAATTGTCAGTGCTGTCAATGTCAGTATAGAACGTGTAGCGTATGCCAGGGTCCAAGGTTATAGGCAATGTGAAGGAgcttgtcttctttttccttgtCCTTTGCTCATATTCTACTACAAAGTGCAGGCTGGCTCTAGCTAAGATGTGTTTGGCAATGAAAAAGCGCTCCGCTGTGACAACATGACCATTTTCGCCGCCGTAGCCGATTTGGGTTTTTCATTCTCTGCTCCTGACAGTCTAGCCCGTGCAGGTTGCTGCTGTACCTTACAGTCTGTTGGGTGCAAGTTTGAAGCCAGCAGCGAAAGCTGACTGACTGAGAGTAGCTCACTGATGTTTGTACTACCATCATTTGATAGTACTGAACCGCTTATCCCTCCTAGATCCCGTATGAGTTTTTCGATCTTTTCTGCACGTCCACTTGCATGCAAGATTTTGCCAATTGCAGCGTGCAACTGTACGTACTGGGGTTCAGGAAGATCGTAGTGATGGTCATGGCTTGTCAACATTACAACCCTGTCATGGGGTAACGCGGATGTGAAAACCGATGAGAAGCTTGGGAATAGCTTAAGACGGTAACGATTAGGGATCGAAGTGTTCTCAAGAACGAAGTGGAAGAGGCCAAACTCTTCATGAAGGGAAttgatcatcatcatcatcatcatattGTTCCCTCGATTCACGTCTTCTGGTGACACCTTCAGGATGGTTTTGAGACTTAGAAAGTAACTAAAAATACTAGTCCAAACCGCAGAAGTAGCCAGTCGTTCGCCTTCATTCGAAAGATTGCCAAGGGAAAACGGAAGAATATGAACAGCTTGTTAAATGCCGGTAGTTCCGTCAGGTGGGTGTTCATGACTAGAGCTCCAGACCTTCGTAAACAGCACACCGATATCCATCACGTTTTAGACAGTTCTTTCGAATACGTCCTTGGTCGTCCTTGGTCGTTTTGACTCACTGGTGGGAAATCGAGGGAGTGGATGTTTTCAACCGAATCGTCAAAGCCGACACGGGGGGACGGAGTTGTGACAGGCGTCTTCCCACTCTTAGATAGAAGAGGGCGTAGCAGACCAGTATCAATACAAGCAGCTAGCTGGCGAATTGCATCATCGTTACGGCAGCTGCAAACATCCTCTGAAAATTGGACCTGTCCAGCCGAGGGGAGGTGTTTGAAGCAAATATCAAGGAATTTCTACGTATCGTCACCGGGGTTCGGCTCCTAGTAACTTGCGAGGGTCGCTTCTAGGGATGTTTTCGCCTCGGCAAAAGTAGAGAAGTAAGAAGACGAAACGGAAGGGCTGAGACTCTCTTGCGACTGCGACATTGTGGGTAGGGGGAAAGGACTTGTCGTGTCATAGCGGATAGTGGGGTGATATCTGACAGACGAAATCGGTCCCACACCCCCGTGGGACATTTGTTCCTGTAGAAATTTTCCGGATACCTTCCGAGAGGTCCTGATGCTACAGAGAGACACACCAATCCCTCGGATACGATGAAATTATATGAAAGTTGATGAATGATCTGATAGAATATATGAATTGCACCGAGGATGATTATTTCTAAAACTACAACAAAGTCGGGTGGAGTCAGATCCCCATTCCCGGGATGGAGGCGGTGAATCGCAAAAGCGGTCTCCATACGCCCCATCCAATCTGtccggcagaaaaaaaattagctCTCTTGTCCCTCCTATTCCCCTTTTTCCTCCCTCAATTGCTGACCTCATCTATCCCCTTTTGGGTAAAGTCTGTAGAGCTGCCCAGAACCTCAGCCCTGAGAGGAATTCTGGGATTTCTCTTTGTTTTGAAtttttcattctcttctATTGCACACTATACATAGTAAACTGCTAACTTGTTTCAGTCTTATTTTATATCTGAATATAAGATTTTACTTGCCTTGTTATATATCCCGGGAATGTTCCACTCTGGCTTTGCCACCCGCGTCACCTTCCCAATATTAGCTGCATTTCCCTTCAGTGCTGTCGACCATGCCAATGTCGGTCCTCCCGTGATCAACAGCGACAATTACATCAAATGGAAAACTGCGATCCTGCATGCTGCGAGACTTTACCCTGTGATCCAGAACCCTGTTTGCGTTGGCCTGGCTCCATTGGTTGATGAACTGCTGAAGATTAATCATCCACTTTAGTACAGTCGCTCTGTACTGGCGACATTCAACCTCTATCGCGATCCCAAAGTTGAGGCTGTCACAATGAATCCGCCCATGATCCCGACACCTGGCACAGCGGCCTCCCGACTACCTCGTTCCTCGCATTACCCACCCTCTGCTGATAACACTAGCTACGGCCCAATGAGCGGCGGTCGGGCCCCAGGGACTGGTCCGGTACCCGTCGCCGAGGCTACGCCAGCCATCACGACCCGCTTAGAATCCCCCGCTGATGATGCTGCTGGCAAACCCTCCAAGTCCTCCAAACGCAAAAAGAACCGCAATCGCAAGCGTCGCAATCGACACCAGTCTTTCATTCCACCTAGTGGGGAGGAATCTCAAGATAGTCCCAAGGAGACTTCGGATGCTGGAGGTGTCAGAGATTCCATGGATGCCGATCGGCCAACCTCGAAGGACAAGTCGTTCTTCAAATTGGGGCGCAATCTGAGTAACACAAGCTTGGAGAGCGATGCGCTATTAGATCATCGGTAAGATGTCGTGATATTGATCCTTGTCGGAGCTTGAGATGGATGCTGATTTTTCTTGCCGAGCAGGGACCAACCTCTAATGCGACCTCGTCGTGACAGTCGCCTTCTATCGTCATTCTGCCCGAGTTCACTAACATCTAATGTCTTCCGCTCGAACGATGGGCAATCTCGCAGCACCCCGAGGGGAGGACGGGGCCAACAATATCACGATGGTCATAGTGATGAAGAGGATGCCAATGATCGGACACCATTGATGCGGCCAGATTCAGGCCACACGCCAGGCCATAATCGGTATGGTACAGACAATCACCCGGGTTACTTCTCATCGCGTGCTCGACAGTCCTCCACTCAAACTGTGTCCTCGGGATGTTCGCCAAAGGACGATCGCAGCCCACTTTATTCTCCCACTGCAGAGCGAGACTACGATGTTAACAACCCGCCATCGATTCCCGGGTCTCCAAAGCTGGGACCGGAGATGAATTATGACGATGCTGTGGTAACGGGAGCAGATTGGGACTTCTCAATGGCCCGGTCATTGGAGAATCGCAAGGACTCTTTGAATGCCCTCAACGACACGCTGATCGACATAGACGGAAATCAATTGCACCCGCATTCAGCACCATCCTCTTCACCTGGATCGCCGCTGCTCTCTCCACACCAAGAATTGCGGCGACGCCGGACCGTGGCAGTACCAGCACAGGAAGACGTATGCTTCCCAACCGAGACGATATCTGAACTGGGAGACGAGGGACCAAGGCAAATGCGAGATGAAACCGGTGAGCGTCGACGGCGTAGACATCGGCGATGGCCCGATCTCTCCGCGCTGGAAGAATGGAGCCGTGAGGAGAAAGGGGAGCGCAATGGAGACATTCGAGTCAAAAGGATCAGTGAACCTATGCTCATCGAAGGCCGGCTGCGCCCTCAGTATACAGGTTGGCGACGT
The nucleotide sequence above comes from Penicillium digitatum chromosome 1, complete sequence. Encoded proteins:
- a CDS encoding CorA family metal ion transporter, putative, with protein sequence MFHSGFATRVTFPILAAFPFSAVDHANVGPPVINSDNYIKWKTAILHAARLYPVIQNPYSRSVLATFNLYRDPKVEAVTMNPPMIPTPGTAASRLPRSSHYPPSADNTSYGPMSGGRAPGTGPVPVAEATPAITTRLESPADDAAGKPSKSSKRKKNRNRKRRNRHQSFIPPSGEESQDSPKETSDAGGVRDSMDADRPTSKDKSFFKLGRNLSNTSLESDALLDHRDQPLMRPRRDSRLLSSFCPSSLTSNVFRSNDGQSRSTPRGGRGQQYHDGHSDEEDANDRTPLMRPDSGHTPGHNRYGTDNHPGYFSSRARQSSTQTVSSGCSPKDDRSPLYSPTAERDYDVNNPPSIPGSPKLGPEMNYDDAVVTGADWDFSMARSLENRKDSLNALNDTLIDIDGNQLHPHSAPSSSPGSPLLSPHQELRRRRTVAVPAQEDVCFPTETISELGDEGPRQMRDETGERRRRRHRRWPDLSALEEWSREEKGERNGDIRVKRISEPMLIEGRLRPQYTGWRREEDEAPYRFTYFNEEFPSTVHAQTISELVQPGGSFRDLFIPTPPELEDSSEGEDEEEESFVENTAFNNLAHPASKPTLQTDNQSQGQGHQASVNPHMTPQTVVPNGRSTSDLIAGIAPPIRGLSRLSAISEVRPDSHREPSPAPSNTPFSSTPNPKPKRYGPRPTFWLDVLSPTDAEMRTIAKAFGIHALTAEDIMMQEAREKVELFRSYYFVNYRTFEQDTNSEDYLEPVNMYVVVFREGVISFHFSQTPHPANVRRRIRQLMDYLILSSDWISYALIDDITDVFGPLIQAIEDEVDEIDEMIMQMHSSSKEVSSNDSVLPSFAPGEMLRRVGECRKKVMGLYRLLSNKADVVKGFAKRCNEQWEVAPKSEIGLYLGDIQDHIMTMTGNLTHYETILSRAHSNYLAQINILMNERQEHTADVLGKLTVLGTIVLPMNIICGMWGMNVKVPGQEIDSLTWFWCITAGICVFAFVSVWTAKRIYKIV